The following proteins come from a genomic window of Phacochoerus africanus isolate WHEZ1 chromosome 9, ROS_Pafr_v1, whole genome shotgun sequence:
- the HEXA gene encoding beta-hexosaminidase subunit alpha isoform X2 yields MAYNKFNVFHWHLVDDSSFPYESFTFPDLTKKGSYNPSTHIYTARDVKDVIEYARLRGIRVLAEFDTPGHTQSWGPGVPGLLTPCYSGSQPSGTFGPVNPTLNHTYEFMSTFFSEISSVFPDFYLHLGGDEVDFTCWKSNPDIQDFMKQKGFGKDFKKLESFYIQTLLGIVSGYGKGYVVWQEVFDNKVKVRPDTIIQVWREEIPVKYMKEMELVTLAGFRALLSAPWYLNHITYGPDWKEVYMVEPLAFEGTPEQKALVIGGEACMWGEYVDSTNLVPRLWPRAGAVAERLWSNKVVTNLDFAFKRLTHFRCELLRRGVQAQPLSVGYCDVEFEQT; encoded by the exons ATGGCATACAATAAATTCAACGTGTTCCACTGGCATCTGGTTGATGACTCTTCCTTCCCATACGAGAGCTTCACTTTTCCAGACCTCACCAAAAAG GGCTCCTACAACCCTTCCACCCACATCTACACAGCACGGGATGTGAAGGACGTGATTGAATATGCACGGCTTCGGGGTATCCGTGTGTTGGCAGAGTTTGACactcctggccacactcagtCCTGGGGACCAG GTGTCCCTGGATTATTAACTCCCTGCTACTCTGGGTCTCAACCATCTGGCACCTTTGGACCAGTGAATCCCACTCTCAACCACACCTATGAGTTCATGAGCACGTTCTTCTCAGAGATCAGCTCTGTCTTCCCAGATTTTTATCTTCACCTTGGAGGAGATGAGGTGGATTTCACCTGCTG GAAGTCTAACCCAGATATCCAGGATTTTATGAAGCAGAAAGGCTTTGGTAAGGACTTCAAGAAGCTGGAGTCCTTCTACATCCAGAc GCTACTGGGCATTGTCTCTGGCTATGGCAAGGGCTATGTGGTGTGGCAGGAGGTATTTGACAATAAAGTCAAG GTTCGGCCAGACACAATCATCCAGGTGTGGCGAGAAGAGATACCAGTAAAGTACATGAAAGAGATGGAACTGGTCACCCTTGCTGGCTTCCGGGCCCTGCTGTCTGCCCCCTGGTACCTGAACCACATAACATATGGCCCTGACTGGAAGGAGGTCTACATGGTGGAGCCCCTGGCATTTGAAG GCACCCCTGAGCAGAAGGCTCTGGTGATTGGTGGAGAGGCCTGTATGTGGGGAGAGTATGTGGACAGCACAAACCTGGTCCCCAGACTCTG GCCTAGAGCAGGGGCTGTTGCCGAGAGGCTGTGGAGCAACAAGGTGGTGACCAACCTGGACTTTGCCTTTAAACGTCTGACACACTTCCGATGTGAACTGCTGAG GCGGGGTGTCCAGGCCCAGCCCCTCAGCGTAGGCTACTGTGATGTGGAGTTTGAACAAACCTGA